Proteins found in one Pseudomonas sp. P8_241 genomic segment:
- a CDS encoding K+/H+ antiporter subunit F, translated as MSPLLSNAILLSLFLLSLSMILTLVRLFRGPSAQDRVLALDYLYIVAMLMMLALGIRYASDTYFEAALLIALFGFVGSFALAKFLLRGEVIE; from the coding sequence ATGAGCCCATTACTGTCGAACGCGATTCTGTTGAGCCTGTTCCTGCTTTCCCTGTCGATGATTCTGACCCTGGTCCGACTGTTCAGGGGGCCGTCGGCCCAGGACCGGGTCCTCGCCCTGGATTATCTGTACATCGTCGCAATGCTGATGATGCTGGCACTGGGCATTCGTTATGCCAGCGACACCTACTTCGAGGCGGCGCTGCTGATCGCCCTGTTCGGCTTCGTTGGCTCGTTTGCCCTGGCGAAATTCCTTCTGCGTGGCGAGGTCATCGAATGA
- a CDS encoding DUF3995 domain-containing protein encodes MTLVLAQWLVTTFATISLMHVYWAVGGEWAAVAVVPQVPVEGEVRLRPAFKPRGWITLGVAVGLLLIAMVVCLRVGWWLPQVHHPALQWLISAIAVMLFARAIGDSELVGFFKEVKNSKFAQLDTWVYSPLCVLLGSGLLAVAWA; translated from the coding sequence ATGACCTTGGTGTTGGCTCAATGGCTGGTGACGACGTTTGCCACAATCAGCCTGATGCATGTGTACTGGGCGGTGGGTGGCGAATGGGCGGCAGTCGCTGTGGTGCCGCAAGTGCCGGTCGAGGGCGAGGTGCGATTGCGGCCCGCTTTCAAGCCGCGAGGCTGGATCACGCTGGGTGTGGCGGTGGGTTTGCTGCTGATTGCGATGGTTGTGTGTTTGCGCGTTGGTTGGTGGTTGCCGCAGGTACATCATCCGGCACTGCAATGGTTGATCAGTGCGATTGCCGTGATGTTGTTCGCCAGGGCCATTGGTGATTCGGAACTGGTGGGTTTTTTCAAGGAAGTCAAAAATTCGAAATTTGCCCAGCTCGATACCTGGGTTTACTCACCGCTGTGTGTGTTGTTGGGTTCGGGTTTGCTGGCGGTTGCCTGGGCCTGA
- a CDS encoding ABC transporter substrate-binding protein produces the protein MNGFRRLLVAVTATFALLATPAQVFAAQAPIHFADLNWESGSLITDVLRIIVEKGYGLPTDTLPGTTITLETALANNDIQVIGEEWAGRSPVWVKAEAEGKVVSLGDTVKGATEGWWVPEYVIKGDPAKGIKPMAPDLRSVSDLPRYKDVFKDPEAPNKGRFLNSPIGWTSEVVNKQKLKAYKLDDSYVNFRSGSGAALDAEITSSIRRGKPVLFYYWSPTPLLGRFKLIQLEEPPFDAEAWKTLTDADHPDPRPTRSLASKLSIGVSTPFQKQYPQIAEFFSKVDFPIDPLNKALAQMSEKHTSPRQAAEQFMKQHPDVWQAWLPRDVADKVAAGMK, from the coding sequence ATGAACGGATTTCGACGGTTGCTGGTTGCTGTCACGGCCACCTTCGCGTTGCTGGCAACGCCCGCCCAGGTGTTCGCCGCCCAGGCACCGATCCACTTCGCCGATTTGAACTGGGAAAGCGGCAGCCTGATCACCGATGTCTTGCGCATCATCGTCGAGAAAGGCTACGGCCTGCCCACCGACACCTTGCCGGGCACCACCATTACCCTGGAAACCGCGCTGGCCAACAATGACATTCAGGTCATTGGCGAAGAGTGGGCCGGTCGCAGCCCGGTCTGGGTCAAGGCAGAAGCCGAAGGCAAAGTGGTGAGTCTGGGCGACACAGTCAAGGGTGCCACCGAAGGCTGGTGGGTACCGGAGTATGTGATCAAAGGCGACCCGGCCAAGGGCATCAAACCCATGGCGCCGGATTTGCGAAGTGTCAGCGATCTGCCGCGTTACAAGGACGTGTTCAAAGATCCTGAGGCGCCGAACAAAGGGCGCTTTCTCAACAGTCCCATCGGCTGGACCTCGGAAGTGGTCAACAAGCAGAAACTCAAGGCCTACAAGCTGGACGACAGTTATGTGAATTTCCGCAGTGGTTCAGGCGCGGCGCTGGACGCGGAGATCACTTCGTCTATCCGTCGTGGCAAGCCCGTGCTGTTCTACTACTGGTCACCCACGCCGTTGCTCGGTCGCTTCAAACTGATCCAGCTGGAAGAACCACCCTTCGACGCCGAAGCCTGGAAGACCTTGACCGACGCCGATCATCCCGATCCCCGACCGACCCGCTCGCTGGCATCGAAGTTATCTATCGGCGTATCCACGCCATTCCAGAAGCAGTATCCGCAGATTGCCGAGTTCTTCAGCAAGGTCGATTTCCCTATTGATCCGTTGAACAAGGCGTTGGCCCAGATGAGTGAAAAACACACGTCGCCACGTCAGGCTGCCGAGCAATTCATGAAGCAGCATCCCGACGTCTGGCAGGCCTGGCTGCCCAGGGATGTAGCGGACAAGGTCGCTGCGGGGATGAAGTGA
- a CDS encoding DUF2789 domain-containing protein, with product MESPTHDLKGLFDQLGLDSNDNAIDDFIASHSPLPDAKKLIDAEFWSPQQAAFLKEQLREDADWAKAVDDLNLRMHQ from the coding sequence ATGGAATCACCGACCCACGACTTGAAAGGCTTGTTCGACCAGCTCGGCCTGGACTCCAATGACAATGCTATCGACGATTTCATTGCCAGCCATTCCCCTCTGCCCGACGCCAAAAAACTCATTGATGCCGAGTTCTGGTCGCCGCAACAGGCGGCCTTCCTGAAAGAGCAACTGCGCGAAGACGCTGACTGGGCAAAGGCAGTCGATGATTTGAATCTGCGAATGCACCAGTAA
- a CDS encoding Na+/H+ antiporter subunit E has product MKRLFPAPWLSLALWLLWLLLNLSMTPGNLLLGGVLGFCAPLMMRRLRPLPVRIRRPGVILRLILIVGRDVLASNLAVAWAVLHAGRRPPRSRFIKVPLDLRDANGLAALSMITTVVPGTVWSELALDRSILLLHVFDLDDEARFIEHFKQTYERPLMEIFE; this is encoded by the coding sequence GTGAAGCGCCTGTTTCCTGCACCGTGGCTATCGCTGGCCTTATGGTTGTTATGGTTGCTGCTGAATCTGTCGATGACACCCGGCAACTTGCTGCTGGGTGGTGTGCTGGGGTTCTGCGCACCGCTGATGATGCGCAGATTGCGACCGTTGCCTGTTCGCATTCGTCGGCCCGGAGTCATCCTGCGTCTGATCCTGATCGTCGGTCGTGACGTGCTGGCGTCCAATCTTGCTGTCGCCTGGGCCGTGCTTCACGCGGGTCGCCGCCCACCGCGCTCGCGGTTCATCAAGGTGCCGCTGGACCTGCGCGACGCCAATGGCCTCGCGGCACTGTCGATGATCACCACAGTCGTGCCCGGTACTGTCTGGTCTGAACTGGCTCTGGATCGCAGCATCCTGCTGCTGCACGTGTTCGATCTGGACGACGAGGCGCGCTTCATCGAGCATTTCAAACAGACCTACGAACGCCCGTTGATGGAGATCTTCGAATGA
- a CDS encoding Na+/H+ antiporter subunit G has protein sequence MNMELSLWVEIPVAILLVLCGLFTLIGAIGLLRMKDYFQRMHPPALASTLGAWCVALASIIYFSALKSGPVLHAWLIPILLSVTVPVTTLLLARAALFRKRMAGDDVPAEVSSRRTESGG, from the coding sequence ATGAATATGGAATTGTCGTTGTGGGTGGAAATTCCGGTGGCGATCCTGCTGGTCCTTTGCGGCCTATTCACGTTGATCGGTGCGATCGGGCTGTTGCGCATGAAGGACTACTTCCAGCGCATGCATCCGCCGGCGCTGGCCTCGACATTGGGTGCCTGGTGCGTGGCATTGGCTTCGATCATTTACTTTTCGGCACTCAAGTCCGGGCCGGTATTGCATGCCTGGCTGATTCCGATCCTGCTGTCAGTCACCGTGCCCGTGACCACTTTGCTGCTGGCACGTGCAGCGCTGTTTCGCAAGCGCATGGCCGGTGACGATGTGCCGGCCGAGGTGAGCAGCCGCAGGACCGAAAGCGGTGGCTGA
- a CDS encoding glutathione S-transferase yields MKLIGMLDSPYVRRVAISAKCLAIALEHDSVSVFRHFERFQQINPVVKAPTLVLDDGEVLMDSTLIIDYLETLAKPANTLMPSEAIPRLRALRLIGLALAASEKSVQLYYERNLRPEDIQFEPWVQRVEGQLAAAYAELERELEKYPLKTDGSIDQDGITLAVAWSFTNLVVPDQVDAAQFPRIVAFTAYAEGLEVFVSTPID; encoded by the coding sequence ATGAAGCTGATCGGCATGCTGGATTCACCTTACGTACGACGCGTCGCCATCTCGGCCAAATGCCTCGCCATCGCACTCGAGCATGACTCGGTATCGGTTTTCCGCCACTTTGAGCGATTCCAGCAGATCAACCCCGTGGTCAAGGCGCCGACGCTGGTACTGGACGATGGTGAAGTGTTGATGGATTCAACGCTGATCATCGATTACCTCGAGACGTTGGCCAAACCCGCCAACACCTTGATGCCCAGCGAAGCGATCCCGCGCCTTCGCGCACTGCGCCTGATTGGCCTGGCCTTGGCAGCCAGCGAAAAATCCGTTCAGCTTTATTACGAGCGTAACTTGCGACCAGAGGACATTCAGTTCGAGCCCTGGGTGCAAAGGGTCGAAGGGCAACTGGCTGCAGCCTATGCGGAACTCGAGCGTGAACTGGAAAAGTATCCGTTGAAAACGGACGGTTCAATTGATCAGGATGGCATCACCCTCGCCGTGGCATGGAGCTTTACCAATCTAGTGGTGCCGGACCAGGTGGATGCGGCGCAATTTCCGCGGATCGTGGCCTTTACCGCTTATGCCGAGGGGTTGGAAGTGTTTGTCAGCACGCCGATCGACTGA
- a CDS encoding TraR/DksA family transcriptional regulator encodes MTKDKLLAMPADDYMNAEQHAFFSELLQNMKVETHERIEQNRIAIESLDTPADPADAASVEEERTWLVNAIDRDQRMLPQLEQALERIKEDSFGWCDDSGEAIGLKRLLISPTTKYCIEAQERHEQIDKHQRQA; translated from the coding sequence ATGACAAAGGACAAGTTGCTGGCCATGCCGGCGGATGACTACATGAATGCCGAGCAACATGCTTTTTTCTCTGAGCTGTTGCAGAACATGAAAGTCGAAACTCATGAGCGCATCGAACAGAACCGCATCGCCATCGAAAGCCTGGATACCCCGGCCGATCCGGCAGACGCGGCTTCCGTGGAAGAAGAGCGCACCTGGCTGGTGAACGCGATCGACCGCGACCAGCGCATGCTGCCGCAGTTGGAACAAGCACTGGAGCGGATCAAGGAAGACAGCTTCGGCTGGTGCGACGACAGCGGTGAAGCGATCGGCCTCAAACGCCTGTTGATCAGCCCGACCACCAAGTACTGCATCGAAGCTCAAGAACGCCACGAGCAAATCGACAAGCACCAGCGTCAGGCTTGA